A part of Saccopteryx bilineata isolate mSacBil1 chromosome 8, mSacBil1_pri_phased_curated, whole genome shotgun sequence genomic DNA contains:
- the B3GALNT1 gene encoding UDP-GalNAc:beta-1,3-N-acetylgalactosaminyltransferase 1 isoform X7, whose translation MARAVRARSDENVGPRVRANEPPDEHASEGARTPAPSLSAPGPRELRVRAVRGVPSKSVLNKAWNSENSEELHLVLWLHLKLYRLYNLHIN comes from the exons ATGGCGAGGGCTGTAAGAGCGCGCTCAGATGAGAATGTGGGGCCGCGCGTGCGTGCGAACGAGCCACCCGACGAACACGCGAGCGAGGGGGCCCGGACCCCGGCTCCCAGTCTGAGCGCGCCCGGCCCCCGGGAGCTGCGTGTGCGCGCCGTGCGCGGAG TCCCCAGCAAATCTGTTTTAAATAAAGCATGGAATTCAGAAAACAGCGAAGAACTTCACCTAGTACTTTGGCTTCATCTGAAATTATATAG GCTCTATAATTTGCACATTAATTGA
- the B3GALNT1 gene encoding UDP-GalNAc:beta-1,3-N-acetylgalactosaminyltransferase 1 isoform X3 encodes MARAVRARSDENVGPRVRANEPPDEHASEGARTPAPSLSAPGPRELRVRAVRGGERAAGRGRPCGRRPGLGGVVVSGLAASGGRPPPGLRDPSGGVGGSAGRRRHSSGRAPGRGRRSRRGEEPSSWVSAPRRTAALAEIKDMFAVFNWEQLCVLVFPRRLTRSFPSFSGPGHPVASSQSLLQHSILSDGSALSAKLF; translated from the exons ATGGCGAGGGCTGTAAGAGCGCGCTCAGATGAGAATGTGGGGCCGCGCGTGCGTGCGAACGAGCCACCCGACGAACACGCGAGCGAGGGGGCCCGGACCCCGGCTCCCAGTCTGAGCGCGCCCGGCCCCCGGGAGCTGCGTGTGCGCGCCGTGCGCGGAGGTGAGCGTGCGGCGGGGCGCGGGCGGCCCTGCGGCAGGAGACCCGGGCTGGGAGGGGTAGTGGTCTCGGGACTTGCTGCTTCAGGGGGGCGCCCGCCTCCGGGACTCCGGGACCCGAGCGGCGGGGTCGGCGGGAGCGCGGGGAGACGCCGCCACTCCTCCGGTCGTGCCCCGGGGCGCGGCCGGCGCAGCCGGCGCGGCGAGGAGCCGAGCTCTTGGGTCTCCGCTCCGCGACGAACGGCGGCTCTAGCCG aGATAAAAGATATGTTTGCTGTCTTCAACTGGGAACAACTTTGTGTTTTAGTTTTCCCCAGGCGGCTTACACGGAG CTTTCCTAGCTTCTCCGGACCCGGCCACCCTGTTGCCTCCTCCCAAAGTCTGCTCCAGCATAGCATTCTCTCAGATGGCTCAGCCCTGAGTGCAAAG
- the B3GALNT1 gene encoding UDP-GalNAc:beta-1,3-N-acetylgalactosaminyltransferase 1 isoform X6: MARAVRARSDENVGPRVRANEPPDEHASEGARTPAPSLSAPGPRELRVRAVRGEIKDMFAVFNWEQLCVLVFPRRLTRSFPSFSGPGHPVASSQSLLQHSILSDGSALSAKLF, encoded by the exons ATGGCGAGGGCTGTAAGAGCGCGCTCAGATGAGAATGTGGGGCCGCGCGTGCGTGCGAACGAGCCACCCGACGAACACGCGAGCGAGGGGGCCCGGACCCCGGCTCCCAGTCTGAGCGCGCCCGGCCCCCGGGAGCTGCGTGTGCGCGCCGTGCGCGGAG aGATAAAAGATATGTTTGCTGTCTTCAACTGGGAACAACTTTGTGTTTTAGTTTTCCCCAGGCGGCTTACACGGAG CTTTCCTAGCTTCTCCGGACCCGGCCACCCTGTTGCCTCCTCCCAAAGTCTGCTCCAGCATAGCATTCTCTCAGATGGCTCAGCCCTGAGTGCAAAG
- the B3GALNT1 gene encoding UDP-GalNAc:beta-1,3-N-acetylgalactosaminyltransferase 1 isoform X8 — protein sequence MARAVRARSDENVGPRVRANEPPDEHASEGARTPAPSLSAPGPRELRVRAVRGAFLASPDPATLLPPPKVCSSIAFSQMAQP from the exons ATGGCGAGGGCTGTAAGAGCGCGCTCAGATGAGAATGTGGGGCCGCGCGTGCGTGCGAACGAGCCACCCGACGAACACGCGAGCGAGGGGGCCCGGACCCCGGCTCCCAGTCTGAGCGCGCCCGGCCCCCGGGAGCTGCGTGTGCGCGCCGTGCGCGGAG CTTTCCTAGCTTCTCCGGACCCGGCCACCCTGTTGCCTCCTCCCAAAGTCTGCTCCAGCATAGCATTCTCTCAGATGGCTCAGCCCTGA
- the B3GALNT1 gene encoding UDP-GalNAc:beta-1,3-N-acetylgalactosaminyltransferase 1 isoform X5 encodes MARAVRARSDENVGPRVRANEPPDEHASEGARTPAPSLSAPGPRELRVRAVRGGERAAGRGRPCGRRPGLGGVVVSGLAASGGRPPPGLRDPSGGVGGSAGRRRHSSGRAPGRGRRSRRGEEPSSWVSAPRRTAALAAFLASPDPATLLPPPKVCSSIAFSQMAQP; translated from the exons ATGGCGAGGGCTGTAAGAGCGCGCTCAGATGAGAATGTGGGGCCGCGCGTGCGTGCGAACGAGCCACCCGACGAACACGCGAGCGAGGGGGCCCGGACCCCGGCTCCCAGTCTGAGCGCGCCCGGCCCCCGGGAGCTGCGTGTGCGCGCCGTGCGCGGAGGTGAGCGTGCGGCGGGGCGCGGGCGGCCCTGCGGCAGGAGACCCGGGCTGGGAGGGGTAGTGGTCTCGGGACTTGCTGCTTCAGGGGGGCGCCCGCCTCCGGGACTCCGGGACCCGAGCGGCGGGGTCGGCGGGAGCGCGGGGAGACGCCGCCACTCCTCCGGTCGTGCCCCGGGGCGCGGCCGGCGCAGCCGGCGCGGCGAGGAGCCGAGCTCTTGGGTCTCCGCTCCGCGACGAACGGCGGCTCTAGCCG CTTTCCTAGCTTCTCCGGACCCGGCCACCCTGTTGCCTCCTCCCAAAGTCTGCTCCAGCATAGCATTCTCTCAGATGGCTCAGCCCTGA
- the B3GALNT1 gene encoding UDP-GalNAc:beta-1,3-N-acetylgalactosaminyltransferase 1 isoform X4, translating to MARAVRARSDENVGPRVRANEPPDEHASEGARTPAPSLSAPGPRELRVRAVRGGERAAGRGRPCGRRPGLGGVVVSGLAASGGRPPPGLRDPSGGVGGSAGRRRHSSGRAPGRGRRSRRGEEPSSWVSAPRRTAALAEIKDMFAVFNWEQLCVLVFPRRLTRSPQQICFK from the exons ATGGCGAGGGCTGTAAGAGCGCGCTCAGATGAGAATGTGGGGCCGCGCGTGCGTGCGAACGAGCCACCCGACGAACACGCGAGCGAGGGGGCCCGGACCCCGGCTCCCAGTCTGAGCGCGCCCGGCCCCCGGGAGCTGCGTGTGCGCGCCGTGCGCGGAGGTGAGCGTGCGGCGGGGCGCGGGCGGCCCTGCGGCAGGAGACCCGGGCTGGGAGGGGTAGTGGTCTCGGGACTTGCTGCTTCAGGGGGGCGCCCGCCTCCGGGACTCCGGGACCCGAGCGGCGGGGTCGGCGGGAGCGCGGGGAGACGCCGCCACTCCTCCGGTCGTGCCCCGGGGCGCGGCCGGCGCAGCCGGCGCGGCGAGGAGCCGAGCTCTTGGGTCTCCGCTCCGCGACGAACGGCGGCTCTAGCCG aGATAAAAGATATGTTTGCTGTCTTCAACTGGGAACAACTTTGTGTTTTAGTTTTCCCCAGGCGGCTTACACGGAG TCCCCAGCAAATCTGTTTTAAATAA
- the B3GALNT1 gene encoding UDP-GalNAc:beta-1,3-N-acetylgalactosaminyltransferase 1 isoform X2 → MARAVRARSDENVGPRVRANEPPDEHASEGARTPAPSLSAPGPRELRVRAVRGGERAAGRGRPCGRRPGLGGVVVSGLAASGGRPPPGLRDPSGGVGGSAGRRRHSSGRAPGRGRRSRRGEEPSSWVSAPRRTAALAGERRGRGWRGARWARAAAAQGAPEAPPGPAGPQAQPPASTRPLEDLQRGARWPPWRRGTERKRCSGVCRSPAGPRRAGRAWELGCGRILCGEGLVTTWPCGRQWADRVESGGSLWWES, encoded by the coding sequence ATGGCGAGGGCTGTAAGAGCGCGCTCAGATGAGAATGTGGGGCCGCGCGTGCGTGCGAACGAGCCACCCGACGAACACGCGAGCGAGGGGGCCCGGACCCCGGCTCCCAGTCTGAGCGCGCCCGGCCCCCGGGAGCTGCGTGTGCGCGCCGTGCGCGGAGGTGAGCGTGCGGCGGGGCGCGGGCGGCCCTGCGGCAGGAGACCCGGGCTGGGAGGGGTAGTGGTCTCGGGACTTGCTGCTTCAGGGGGGCGCCCGCCTCCGGGACTCCGGGACCCGAGCGGCGGGGTCGGCGGGAGCGCGGGGAGACGCCGCCACTCCTCCGGTCGTGCCCCGGGGCGCGGCCGGCGCAGCCGGCGCGGCGAGGAGCCGAGCTCTTGGGTCTCCGCTCCGCGACGAACGGCGGCTCTAGCCGGTGAGCGCCGGGGAAGGGGCTGGCGGGGTGCGCGGTGGGCTCGGGCCGCGGCGGCACAGGGCGCACCGGAGGCCCCGCCGGGCCCCGCCGGGCCCCAGGCACAGCCCCCGGCCTCCACCCGGCCGCTCGAGGACCTGCAGCGTGGGGCGAGGTGGCCGCCGTGGCGGCGGGGCACGGAACGGAAGCGATGTTCTGGGGTTTGTAGATCCCCAGCAGGCCCGAGGCGAGCGGGAAGGGCCTGGGAGCTGGGTTGTGGGAGGATCCTTTGTGGGGAGGGACTGGTTACAACATGGCCGTGTGGAAGGCAATGGGCAGATCGGGTAGAGAGTGGGGGAAGCCTGTGGTGGGAATCCTAA